Within the Thermostichus lividus PCC 6715 genome, the region GCTCAAAGGTCAGCCAGTCTTTAAGGGCATTGGCCGTGGTTAACTGCTGCTGCGCCACTAGCGTTTCTAACCCTTCAGAATAGTTAAAGCCGCCAATGGGTAGCGTTGGACTCACCCACTGCAACAGGGTTAAAAGCGATCTATCCGTGAGCATGGGAGGGGTAGGCTCCGCTTTCGGGGCAAAAGGCAGCGATCTCAAAGGTGACCGTTAGCCCCCGCTGCTCCAGCAATGTTTGCAGTACCGGATCCGCCGCAAGGCGCAAATGACTGGCATGGATCTCGAGGGGCACATGGCGATTGCCCAAATGGTAAGCAGCCTGTAGCAAGGACAATGCATCCGCCCCCTTGACCCGCAGTGTGGGTTCCGGCTTGGCCAGAATTTTGGCCACAACGGTACCATCGTCCGTCGCCACAAACTCTCCGGGGCGCAGGATCGTTCCCCGCGATAACTTTAAATACAATGCCTGCCCCTCCTCGCTTTGGCAGTAGAGACGACTGCGACACCGCTCTTCCGCCGTTAGGGCAAGGTGTAAGCAGCGGGCAGCCGCCAAGGGTTCCGAACAACGTTGGGTCAGCGTTAACATTACATTAAAGTTAATTCGACAATCTTATCAAAGCGAAACCCCTTCACAAGCTGCTGTAGCCCCTCAATCAATATCGCTTCTTCTAGGGAAATATCGGCAATTAATTCCTGAATCCGCTTGCTGTTGAGTTTCTTGGCCGCCTGTTGCAATTCGGCAATCCACGGGCGAGGCATCACCATGAGAGCGGCAGGATCAAGGGTCACCGGCCGGGGCGTGGCAGGAACCGCAGCGATCGCCAGCGTGTCATAGCGATACTCGAGAGCGAGGTGGTGGGCAAGGCGCTCAAGAATCGTTTGGGGACGGAAGGGCTTGGCGATATAATCGTCACAGCCAATGTGGA harbors:
- the ureE gene encoding urease accessory protein UreE; translation: MLTLTQRCSEPLAAARCLHLALTAEERCRSRLYCQSEEGQALYLKLSRGTILRPGEFVATDDGTVVAKILAKPEPTLRVKGADALSLLQAAYHLGNRHVPLEIHASHLRLAADPVLQTLLEQRGLTVTFEIAAFCPESGAYPSHAHG